The Benincasa hispida cultivar B227 chromosome 11, ASM972705v1, whole genome shotgun sequence genome has a segment encoding these proteins:
- the LOC120089756 gene encoding probable mitochondrial saccharopine dehydrogenase-like oxidoreductase At5g39410 produces MEEPPYDLIILGATGFTGKYVVREALKFLNSSFPLKSFALAGRNLTKLTETLKWAAHPHSPPPIPLLIADIADPQSIRRLCTQTNLILNCVGPFRYYGEPVVAACVETGCDYLDICGEPEFMEKMEANYHERAVQSGALVVSACGFDSVPAELGFIFNSRQWVGQSAPNRIEAYMSLESKRRVVWNFGTFESAVLGVANADQLLKLRRSRPRRPRPKIPGPPPPKGPTIEHKKDIGLWAVRLPSADSSVVRRTLSTLAENPQGLPGVNESADEIEQRKTFWSSVKPAHFGVKLGSKSLIGILRIITVGMLIGLLARTSLGRWLLLTFPLVFSLGWFRRKGPSEDGVNSASFKMWFVGHGFSSSNSEGNAEPDMEIVTRVMGPEIGYLTTAIILVQCALIVLSKREALPQGGTLTPGIVFGSTDLQQRLQQNGISFDVISKNA; encoded by the exons ATGGAAGAACCTCCTTACGATCTCATAATCTTAGGAGCCACTGGTTTCACAGGCAAATACGTTGTCCGAGAAGCTCTCAAATTCCTCAACTCTTCTTTTCCTCTCAAATCTTTCGCTCTTGCCGGTCGAAACCTCACGAAACTGACCGAAACCCTCAAATGGGCAGCCCATCCCCACTCTCCGCCGCCGATTCCTCTCCTAATCGCCGATATTGCCGACCCACAATCCATCCGCCGCCTCTGCACCCAAACCAACCTCATTCTCAACTGCGTCGGACCCTTCCGCTACTACGGCGAGCCGGTGGTTGCGGCCTGCGTCGAGACAGGATGCGATTACTTGGACATCTGTGGGGAGCCTGagttcatggagaaaatggaagcTAATTATCATGAAAGGGCGGTTCAGAGTGGGGCTTTGGTGGTTTCGGCTTGTGGGTTTGATTCAGTTCCTGCTGAATTGGGTTTTATTTTCAATTCGAGGCAGTGGGTCGGGCAATCGGCGCCGAATCGGATCGAGGCGTATATGAGCTTGGAATCGAAGAGAAGAGTAGTTTGGAACTTCGGGACTTTTGAATCGGCTGTTTTGGGTGTTGCTAATGCCGACCAGTTATTGAAATTGAGGCGTTCGAGGCCCAGAAGACCTCGGCCTAAG ATTCCTGGTCCTCCTCCTCCTAAAGGGCCTACTATCGAACACAAGAAGGACATAGGCCTTTGGGCTGTAAGATTACCTTCAGCCGATTCCTCTGTAGTTCGAAGAACACTCTCTACTCTAGCTGAAAACCCTCAAGGTCTTCCTGGTGTTAATGAGAGTGCTGACGAGATTGAACAGAGGAAGACGTTTTGGTCGTCGGTGAAGCCAGCTCACTTTGGAGTAAAACTTGGCTCAAAGTCATTGATTGGCATTCTGCGAATCATCACAGTTGGGATGCTCATTGGGCTTTTGGCTAGAACTTCACTCGGAAGGTGGCTTCTCTTGACGTTCCCTTTGGTTTTCAGTCTCGGGTGGTTCAGAAGGAAGGGTCCTTCGGAAGATGGGGTAAATAGCGCCTCATTCAAAATGTGGTTTGTTGGCCATGGTTTTAGCAGCAGCaacagtgaggggaatgcagAACCCGATATGGAAATCGTAACGAGAGTGATGGGGCCCGAGATCGGGTATCTAACAACTGCAATCATCCTTGTTCAATGTGCATTGATTGTTCTAAGCAAACGTGAGGCTCTGCCACAAGGAGGAACTCTTACTCCAGGCATTGTGTTTGGGTCAACTGATCTCCAGCAAAGACTCCAACAGAATGGAATATCTTTTGATGTCATTTCAAAGAATGCTTAG